A DNA window from Pseudarthrobacter sp. W1I19 contains the following coding sequences:
- a CDS encoding ABC transporter permease → MAALGGVSGSQRPASLLQRVLLQGRYEALAMLRNGEQLILAVVLPLLALVGLTVTPFLDGMGGSRVDVAVPGILALCAMSTAFTGQGIATGFDRRYGVLRFLSTTPLGRAGLIAGKALSVLAVLCLQVAVVSAVAFALGWRPEAAGWLPGLFLLALGAAAFTALGLLVAGTVRPEATLAITNLLWILLGALGGIVIPAERLPAGPQSVVHFLPSGALGESLREAFLSGTLNGAAALILLLWAVIAGAAAIRWFKWN, encoded by the coding sequence ATGGCCGCGCTGGGCGGAGTGTCCGGATCCCAGCGGCCTGCCTCGTTGCTGCAGCGGGTGCTGCTGCAGGGCAGATACGAGGCCCTTGCCATGCTCCGCAACGGCGAGCAACTCATCCTGGCGGTGGTGTTGCCGCTCCTGGCATTGGTTGGCCTGACCGTGACGCCGTTCCTCGACGGGATGGGCGGCAGCCGCGTCGATGTTGCCGTACCGGGCATCCTGGCGCTGTGCGCCATGTCCACCGCGTTCACCGGCCAGGGCATCGCCACCGGCTTCGACCGCCGCTACGGCGTCCTCCGCTTCCTGTCCACCACACCATTGGGCCGCGCTGGACTGATCGCCGGCAAGGCACTTTCGGTCCTCGCCGTGCTCTGCCTCCAGGTCGCCGTCGTCAGTGCAGTGGCTTTTGCCCTGGGCTGGCGGCCCGAGGCAGCCGGCTGGCTGCCTGGCCTGTTTCTCCTGGCTCTGGGTGCCGCTGCTTTTACCGCGCTGGGTCTGCTGGTGGCCGGGACGGTCCGGCCGGAAGCGACACTGGCCATCACCAACCTGCTGTGGATCCTCCTGGGCGCCTTGGGGGGAATTGTCATCCCGGCCGAACGGCTGCCCGCCGGCCCGCAGTCAGTGGTGCACTTCCTGCCTTCCGGCGCCCTGGGTGAATCCCTGCGCGAAGCTTTCCTCAGTGGCACGCTCAACGGCGCCGCCGCCCTTATCCTGCTGCTTTGGGCCGTCATCGCCGGGGCAGCTGCCATCCGTTGGTTCAAGTGGAATTGA